From one Nothobranchius furzeri strain GRZ-AD chromosome 2, NfurGRZ-RIMD1, whole genome shotgun sequence genomic stretch:
- the LOC129165443 gene encoding uncharacterized protein, with protein MDAAVYLLKFGCTLCPAFLPHCKTMVDHMINQSGSDIIRNYGPWSSLSPSSLSSSSYSHSSGSACFQCGPTHCCVKGADLRPVLDYLQPECCHILDDPHKQPQKQESERSYMRKMETKEKAEAESEAPVPDNDNCTSMEDLDKLECELNAKRLEFEADADVSELEATADQLEQVMENMETLLLDVEQLRDSCSDQASELLQVAANLRQQQEDLRKNYTKLSQELQEIMDSVEDLFDTKSAFEAKEKEAEKLNRLL; from the exons ATGGATGCTGCCGTGTACCTGCTCAAATTTGGCTGTACTCTTTGCCCAGCCTTCCTCCCTCATTGTAAGACCATGGTTGACCACATGATCAACCAAAGTGGCTCGGATATCATCAGAAATTACGGTCCTTGGTCTTCTTTGTCCCCGTCCTCCCTGTCCTCGtcctcttactctcactcctctggctctgcctgtttccaat GTGGGCCAACCCACTGCTGTGTTAAAGGGGCTGACCTCAGACCAGTTCTAGATTATTTACAGCCTGAGTGTTGTCACATCCTGGATGATCCTCATAAACAACCACAGAAACAA GAGTCCGAGAGGTCCTACATGAGGAAGATGGAGACGAAAGAGAAAGCAGAAGCAGAATCTGAGGCCCCCGTCCCAGACAACGACAACTGCACCAGCATGGAGGACTTGGACAAACTGGAGTGTGAGCTGAATGCTAAACGTTTGGAGTTTGAAGCGGACGCAGACGTGTCGGAGCTTGAGGCGACGGCAGACCAACTGGAGCAGGTGATGGAAAACATGGAGACGCTGCTGCTGGACGTGGAGCAGCTCAGGGACAGCTGCAGCGATCAGGCCAGTGAGCTGCTGCAGGTGGCGGCGAACCtcaggcagcagcaggaggatCTAAGGAAGAACTACACTAAGCTGTCACAAGAGCTGCAGGAGATAATGGATTCTGTGGAGGACCTGTTTGACACCAAGAGTGCCTTTGAGGCCAAAGAGAAGGAGGCAGAGAAACTGAACCGACTTCTCTGA